A genome region from Maridesulfovibrio salexigens DSM 2638 includes the following:
- a CDS encoding META domain-containing protein: MKKILILGILLFAAACSPVKNSEIYWVNSYKQDCVGVGPMKCMLVQKGENPDQSQWQNFYSQIEGFEYQPGFIYKLKVKEEKMQDVPADASSIKYTLLKVLEKKEDARLKLSGNWEAVKINGSVIKIPRIRGAGVIPHLNIDISEMQISGSDGCNNFNGRITKVAKQKIEWGPVASTMKLCANMSIVDSFNQAFNAVAEYRINGDSLVLTDNEGKELLEFAKSGTPAKTLLNDIWIAEQVDGIVVTDKISAPRLEINIAKMKVMGTDGCNYINGGIITLTNSELVFSPVAGTKKMCFDMTVPDKFNAILSQVRSYKIAELKLTLFDGKGRILAVLKKGD, from the coding sequence ATGAAGAAAATTTTGATTCTTGGAATCTTATTATTTGCAGCTGCTTGCAGCCCGGTTAAAAATTCCGAGATATACTGGGTGAATAGTTACAAGCAGGATTGTGTAGGTGTAGGGCCTATGAAATGTATGCTCGTTCAAAAGGGAGAAAACCCTGATCAGAGCCAATGGCAGAACTTTTATTCACAAATTGAAGGTTTTGAATATCAGCCGGGATTTATTTACAAGCTTAAAGTAAAAGAGGAAAAGATGCAGGATGTGCCTGCTGATGCCTCTTCAATAAAGTATACCTTGCTCAAAGTTTTGGAAAAGAAAGAGGATGCTAGGTTAAAGTTAAGCGGCAATTGGGAAGCAGTTAAGATAAACGGCTCAGTAATAAAAATACCTCGCATACGTGGAGCCGGTGTTATCCCGCATTTGAACATTGATATAAGCGAAATGCAGATTAGCGGTAGCGACGGTTGTAATAATTTTAACGGCCGTATCACTAAAGTTGCGAAGCAGAAAATTGAATGGGGCCCTGTTGCCTCAACTATGAAGTTATGTGCCAACATGAGCATTGTTGACTCCTTTAATCAGGCATTTAACGCTGTGGCGGAATATAGGATTAATGGTGACAGCTTAGTTCTGACAGATAATGAGGGTAAAGAGCTGCTTGAGTTTGCGAAAAGCGGTACTCCGGCTAAAACGCTGCTCAATGATATCTGGATTGCCGAACAGGTGGACGGTATTGTTGTGACAGACAAAATTAGTGCTCCCAGGTTGGAAATCAATATTGCTAAAATGAAAGTTATGGGCACAGATGGCTGCAATTATATAAATGGCGGCATTATAACTTTAACCAATTCCGAATTGGTTTTCAGTCCCGTGGCCGGAACAAAAAAAATGTGCTTTGATATGACTGTGCCGGACAAATTTAATGCAATTCTCTCGCAGGTCCGTAGTTATAAAATTGCTGAATTGAAGCTGACGCTGTTTGATGGGAAGGGTAGAATCCTTGCAGTATTAAAAAAGGGTGATTAA
- the mtnA gene encoding S-methyl-5-thioribose-1-phosphate isomerase — translation MTEHIQFSPEKDALVLLDQRYLPTREDWFDCKTTDDIVEALVVMVVRGAPAIGVTAAYGCYLAGREVAGSADWKAELEKNLDKIENARPTAVNLRWAVREMKRIWAEAGDVSLDELCAIWLKRAKEIHVDDIRMCEDIGKFGGELMDDGDTIMTHCNAGALATAGYGTALGVVRGAVDQGKKVSVIANETRPFLQGARLTAYELHRDGIPVKVACDNACALLMKKGLVQKVVVGADRVTANGDAVNKIGTYGVALLAREFGIPFYVAAPVYTIDPETPTGDDVPIEDRTPTEVTHVGDHRITPEGVEVFNFAFDPTPNELIAGIITEKGVLRPPYTEAIKKLFEDN, via the coding sequence ATGACCGAGCATATTCAGTTTTCCCCTGAGAAAGACGCCCTCGTACTGCTGGACCAGCGTTACCTGCCCACCCGCGAGGATTGGTTTGACTGCAAGACTACTGACGATATCGTTGAAGCACTTGTTGTCATGGTTGTGCGCGGTGCTCCCGCTATCGGCGTGACCGCAGCCTACGGTTGTTACCTTGCAGGTCGTGAAGTTGCCGGAAGTGCAGACTGGAAAGCCGAGCTGGAAAAGAATCTCGATAAGATCGAAAACGCCCGTCCTACCGCAGTCAACCTGCGCTGGGCTGTGCGTGAAATGAAACGTATCTGGGCAGAAGCCGGTGACGTTTCCCTTGATGAGCTCTGCGCTATCTGGCTCAAGCGTGCCAAGGAAATCCATGTCGATGACATCCGTATGTGTGAAGACATCGGTAAATTCGGCGGCGAGCTTATGGATGACGGCGATACCATCATGACTCATTGTAATGCCGGAGCCCTGGCTACCGCCGGTTACGGTACTGCTCTCGGTGTTGTGCGTGGCGCAGTTGATCAGGGCAAGAAGGTTTCCGTTATTGCCAACGAAACCCGTCCTTTCTTGCAGGGTGCACGCCTGACAGCATACGAGCTGCATCGTGACGGCATCCCGGTAAAGGTTGCCTGCGATAACGCTTGTGCACTGCTGATGAAAAAAGGTCTGGTCCAGAAAGTAGTTGTCGGTGCAGACCGTGTTACCGCTAACGGTGATGCTGTGAACAAGATCGGAACCTACGGGGTAGCACTGCTTGCACGTGAATTCGGCATTCCTTTCTACGTTGCCGCTCCGGTCTACACTATCGACCCCGAAACTCCCACCGGTGACGATGTGCCCATCGAAGACCGCACACCCACCGAAGTGACCCACGTGGGCGATCACCGCATCACCCCCGAAGGTGTGGAAGTATTCAACTTTGCTTTTGACCCGACTCCTAACGAACTTATCGCCGGGATCATCACTGAAAAGGGCGTGCTGAGACCTCCTTACACTGAGGCTATCAAGAAGCTTTTTGAGGATAATTAA
- a CDS encoding class I SAM-dependent methyltransferase: MNISTDNKWHEVWTRKGTESGDSLEDLMKADGFDTGTGAISVDDWMKTSADIKTRLETDKASKILEVGCGAGAMLYTFRNSGPELYGADYSETLIQKATSAIPELNGKACEASALGFADNMFEAVFSHGVFFYFRDLNYAEEAMNEIMRVLTHDGKIFILDVPDLEKRDLCEDFRRNVVYAGEEYPTAEDSPYRHLYYPKSWFHEYGEKHGMKVQTFDQDLESYPMSPYRFNALLTF; encoded by the coding sequence ATGAACATTTCTACTGATAACAAATGGCACGAGGTATGGACCCGCAAAGGGACTGAAAGTGGAGATTCACTTGAAGACCTTATGAAAGCAGACGGTTTTGATACCGGAACCGGAGCAATATCGGTTGATGACTGGATGAAAACTTCAGCAGACATCAAAACCAGACTGGAAACCGATAAGGCTTCAAAAATTCTTGAAGTGGGCTGCGGAGCCGGAGCAATGCTTTATACCTTTCGCAATTCCGGCCCGGAACTTTATGGTGCTGATTACTCTGAAACACTGATCCAGAAAGCCACATCCGCAATCCCCGAATTAAACGGTAAAGCTTGCGAAGCTTCTGCCCTCGGTTTTGCAGACAACATGTTTGAAGCTGTTTTTTCCCACGGGGTATTCTTTTACTTCCGTGACCTTAACTATGCAGAGGAAGCCATGAACGAAATCATGCGTGTCCTAACCCATGACGGGAAAATATTTATTCTCGATGTGCCCGATCTTGAGAAAAGAGATCTTTGCGAAGACTTCAGGCGCAATGTTGTCTATGCCGGGGAAGAATACCCGACAGCGGAAGACAGCCCTTACCGCCATCTTTACTATCCCAAATCGTGGTTCCATGAATATGGAGAAAAGCACGGCATGAAGGTCCAGACATTTGATCAGGATCTTGAAAGCTATCCTATGTCCCCCTACCGTTTTAATGCTTTGCTGACTTTCTAG
- a CDS encoding aminotransferase class I/II-fold pyridoxal phosphate-dependent enzyme, with the protein MQVIILAAGRGQRLSPITDDVPKPLVEVNGCPLIINALDILSKHPVERFIIVEGYKSEQLHERLGDSYNCIEIVYVRNEDWDKTNNIHSLWLTRELWDRNTILLECDIFFEPGLIEELLEEPFANAVMVDHFQPHMDGTVVELSADRKNITRLIPGKDQDENFTFTDKYKTVNIYTFTKDFLQNIFLPTIDLYVKMNGQNEYYELVLGVIIFMGSKELKAKICNSHRWFEIDDFTDLQRAEAYVTDDRSLLEKVRKKYGGYWRYDFTDFEYLYNPYFPNQNLYNELRLNLTDLLGNYPSGQQEINLSLANWAKIDESMLAVANGGSELIELLRQKINKVTLLQPSFDEYARNLKPEQIHAIPPCPQSLTQTPATIVKEAKSSGSNALVIVNPGNPTGTRFKPAELRYMFEELRHLDMIILDESFADFIGTGRDTTLLDELDKYPNVIILRSLSKDLGVPGIRLGYIASADRELIKEVRTALPIWHINSVAQYFLDILPKYRNDYALARAKVIEARDEMGEMLNAIPTLKVIPSFANYFCCELPEGVSSNYIQEQLFMNHKMLVKDLGKKQGLPEGRYLRLAVKTPEENRMLVDALTTTLADNMITSQTA; encoded by the coding sequence ATGCAGGTTATCATTCTAGCAGCAGGAAGAGGACAAAGGCTCAGTCCCATTACGGATGATGTTCCCAAGCCACTGGTTGAAGTCAATGGATGCCCGCTGATCATTAATGCTTTGGATATACTCTCAAAACATCCGGTTGAGCGGTTTATTATTGTGGAAGGATACAAGTCTGAGCAACTGCATGAAAGGCTTGGTGACAGCTACAACTGTATCGAAATTGTCTACGTACGAAACGAAGACTGGGACAAAACCAACAATATCCACTCCCTATGGCTGACCCGCGAATTGTGGGACAGGAACACCATTCTTCTGGAATGCGATATTTTCTTTGAGCCGGGACTGATTGAAGAACTGCTGGAAGAGCCTTTCGCCAATGCTGTCATGGTCGATCATTTCCAGCCTCATATGGATGGAACCGTGGTTGAGCTTTCTGCTGACCGCAAGAATATTACCCGGTTGATCCCCGGTAAAGATCAGGATGAGAATTTCACCTTTACCGACAAATACAAGACGGTAAATATTTACACCTTTACTAAAGATTTCCTGCAAAATATTTTCCTGCCCACCATTGATCTCTATGTAAAAATGAACGGCCAGAACGAGTATTATGAACTGGTTCTGGGCGTGATCATTTTCATGGGCAGCAAAGAACTCAAAGCCAAGATATGCAATTCCCACCGCTGGTTCGAAATTGATGATTTCACAGACCTGCAACGAGCCGAGGCCTACGTAACCGATGATCGATCCCTGCTGGAAAAGGTACGCAAAAAATACGGTGGATACTGGCGTTACGACTTTACGGACTTCGAATATCTCTACAATCCGTACTTTCCCAACCAGAACCTTTACAATGAACTGCGCCTGAACCTGACCGACCTGCTCGGAAACTACCCTTCAGGTCAGCAGGAAATCAACCTCAGCCTTGCAAACTGGGCTAAAATTGATGAATCCATGCTCGCAGTGGCCAACGGCGGTTCAGAACTGATTGAACTCCTGCGTCAAAAAATTAACAAGGTTACCCTACTCCAGCCTTCATTTGATGAATATGCACGAAATCTTAAACCTGAACAGATTCATGCCATTCCTCCCTGTCCGCAGAGCCTGACTCAGACTCCGGCAACAATTGTCAAAGAAGCAAAATCGAGCGGCTCCAATGCGCTGGTTATCGTCAACCCCGGCAACCCTACCGGAACAAGGTTCAAACCGGCAGAACTTCGTTACATGTTCGAAGAACTGCGCCATCTGGACATGATAATTCTTGATGAATCATTCGCCGATTTCATCGGGACCGGACGAGACACGACTCTCCTCGATGAGCTGGATAAATACCCGAATGTGATCATCCTGCGAAGTTTGAGTAAAGACCTCGGAGTTCCGGGAATCAGGCTTGGTTACATTGCAAGCGCCGACCGCGAACTCATTAAAGAAGTACGCACAGCCCTGCCGATCTGGCACATCAATTCAGTTGCCCAATATTTTTTGGATATTCTCCCAAAATACCGCAACGATTACGCTTTAGCCCGCGCTAAAGTAATCGAGGCCCGTGATGAGATGGGAGAAATGTTAAACGCAATTCCTACCCTGAAGGTTATCCCTTCATTCGCAAACTATTTCTGCTGCGAACTCCCTGAGGGAGTTTCTTCCAACTACATTCAGGAACAATTGTTCATGAATCACAAAATGCTGGTTAAAGACCTCGGCAAAAAGCAAGGACTTCCCGAAGGACGCTACCTGCGGCTTGCGGTTAAAACTCCCGAGGAAAACCGCATGCTGGTTGATGCCCTGACTACAACACTCGCTGATAATATGATCACATCCCAAACAGCATAA
- a CDS encoding SPFH domain-containing protein — protein sequence MAPALIAVILIAVVLVVIIIKSIRIVPQKTEAIVERLGKYRVTLGAGFHFLFPFIDRVAYEFSLKEEALDTLPQTCITSDNVSVVVDGLIFIEVQDSKAAAYGIDNYRYAASQLAQTALRSCVGKLALDKTFEERDSINAQVVEAIDAAAASWGIKVLRYEIKDITPPDSVKAAMETQMIAERQKRADIARSEGEKQATINRAEAAKLDEVLKSEGERERLMNEARGKAEAITTVADATAKALRTVGETLNTSGGADAASLRIAERYVEAFEGLARESTTLILPAEAGDVASMVGTAMSVFGKVKGKDKSPKSSNKEGQGEFGFTLE from the coding sequence ATGGCTCCCGCATTGATTGCAGTGATATTAATTGCTGTCGTTTTGGTTGTAATAATTATTAAGTCTATCCGGATTGTTCCTCAGAAAACAGAAGCAATAGTGGAAAGGCTCGGCAAGTACCGGGTGACTCTTGGTGCTGGGTTTCACTTTCTCTTCCCTTTTATAGATCGCGTTGCATATGAGTTTTCACTTAAGGAGGAAGCTCTGGACACCTTACCGCAGACCTGCATTACCAGCGACAATGTCAGCGTTGTAGTTGATGGTCTTATCTTTATAGAAGTTCAGGATTCCAAAGCCGCAGCGTATGGTATCGACAACTATCGATATGCTGCTTCACAGCTTGCCCAGACAGCACTTCGTTCCTGTGTCGGTAAGCTTGCTCTCGATAAGACTTTCGAAGAACGGGACTCCATAAACGCCCAGGTGGTGGAAGCTATTGATGCTGCCGCTGCTTCTTGGGGTATCAAGGTTTTGCGGTACGAGATTAAAGATATTACCCCGCCGGACAGCGTGAAAGCGGCTATGGAAACTCAGATGATCGCCGAACGTCAGAAGCGTGCGGACATTGCCCGCAGTGAAGGTGAAAAGCAGGCTACTATTAACAGAGCAGAGGCTGCCAAGCTTGATGAAGTCCTTAAGAGTGAGGGGGAACGCGAAAGGCTTATGAACGAGGCCCGAGGTAAGGCTGAAGCAATTACTACCGTTGCTGATGCTACAGCAAAGGCTTTGCGTACTGTCGGGGAAACTTTGAATACCTCTGGTGGTGCCGATGCTGCATCTCTTCGTATAGCGGAACGTTATGTGGAAGCTTTTGAAGGGTTGGCACGTGAGTCTACAACCTTGATCCTCCCTGCTGAAGCCGGAGATGTGGCTTCTATGGTTGGGACTGCCATGAGCGTGTTTGGTAAGGTTAAAGGAAAGGACAAAAGTCCCAAGAGTTCTAATAAAGAAGGGCAGGGAGAGTTTGGCTTTACTCTAGAATAA
- a CDS encoding NfeD family protein: MDGLPLWLIWLVAGLVLALLELVVPGMILIFFSLGCLLSALAALIYSDALILQVVVFCLSSVGALLILRRTFMGWFQGQVSDVVDDGYDNSPEGALAEVSKDFGSDGFGQIKYRGSFWKAVTRLDHNFVVGDKVRIVSWADKSKTSFFVEKL; the protein is encoded by the coding sequence GTGGACGGTCTTCCACTCTGGTTGATTTGGCTGGTTGCCGGACTTGTTCTGGCTTTGTTGGAGCTTGTGGTTCCGGGAATGATCTTGATTTTTTTTAGCCTTGGTTGTCTGCTTTCCGCTCTAGCCGCACTTATTTACAGCGATGCTTTGATTTTGCAGGTTGTTGTTTTCTGTCTCTCCTCAGTAGGGGCTCTGCTGATCCTCCGCAGGACATTTATGGGCTGGTTTCAGGGGCAGGTGTCTGATGTTGTCGATGATGGATATGACAATTCTCCTGAAGGAGCATTAGCTGAAGTGAGCAAGGATTTCGGTTCTGACGGTTTTGGTCAGATCAAGTATCGGGGCTCATTCTGGAAGGCTGTTACCCGGTTAGATCATAATTTCGTTGTTGGCGACAAGGTTCGTATTGTTTCATGGGCTGACAAGAGTAAAACTTCTTTTTTTGTGGAAAAACTTTGA
- a CDS encoding sulfatase-like hydrolase/transferase, with the protein MKNIIWIVIDTLRSDMLASCLSETAVYNEIDEVIEQGILFTDVMTSGGSTRISAPSYFSSLRPGLTGMIHHGVQTIRNFKDDVLTVTEHFKYYGYQTFRWDDSSLDSCQPKRGFDVFESGYPTLEHTPHRNYDNDRRDAFIARVRQSKKPFFVNFHLDYIHDFGGNQKTSWTTNEYLKVVARQAKDFKALWDKLAPGPDDIVVVTSDHGCVLDENYIEYDKSMPWGFANNKTRVFASFIAEGLTPTKKHELIRSIDIAPTLLDLALGKEMNAQGVSLKSALQGGPVPELIGISERNVSFDVTGITDYACVRKQNWAFYFHKGAPMALYDNSEGTNVTDHMGEGLPVEEELLTFYKELVLEGPQTATELYEQTGISLSDIRTEIEASILLPVFSWSEETRLCIDALLDQILNTELILLDADSSGEVEKEVKTKYSNRLYIRHVEAKDLPLPMMLNKGLELAKAPFTVTATPDCQYTENFCYSLREMFLAKTDTVLSYPNIKRLISDNREMEYIGNDDCFDELMFSRLGSIFEHKTATAAYSLPHFNEVGACAMFETETMRNAGCFSTSTTDFLAKTWHKLNRLGRVRHVNKGLVISKDRTILRPVMPCPENEHDTKISILVPLNGIADHKLLPMFLTMLSKQTEKSVEIILLNQTADTAIITALAKNFPELKIRKINRTGEFHDLLNSGLYAAKGEYLFWSDVSDKLLPTCLTVLVNQIDGKSNVTAVKCGHFLQNTSNSANDVQPVGQVREMLCEVCDLRGLLYKRRLHNDVGIFRTPNDNEQGWDMSVRLALVKPFELIEEPLIIASRTFQFNMQPSIESYHRILRSSISSMGNTIDLVRLYEDDFYRHRADQARYILEDEMMLTLELINKSGISSGALLRVPKAHVTK; encoded by the coding sequence ATGAAAAACATCATCTGGATCGTAATCGACACCCTGAGATCGGACATGCTGGCATCGTGTCTTTCCGAAACAGCTGTCTACAATGAAATTGACGAAGTAATTGAACAGGGGATCCTGTTCACTGATGTCATGACCAGCGGTGGTTCTACCAGAATATCCGCACCGTCGTATTTCTCATCCCTGCGTCCCGGACTGACAGGGATGATTCATCACGGAGTGCAGACCATCCGCAATTTCAAAGACGATGTCCTGACCGTCACTGAGCATTTCAAGTATTACGGTTACCAGACCTTCCGTTGGGATGACAGCAGCTTAGACTCCTGCCAGCCTAAACGGGGATTTGATGTATTTGAATCCGGCTACCCCACACTCGAACATACTCCGCATCGGAATTACGACAATGATAGACGTGATGCATTCATCGCCAGAGTCCGGCAAAGCAAAAAACCTTTCTTCGTCAATTTCCACCTTGATTACATTCATGACTTTGGCGGCAATCAGAAAACAAGCTGGACCACAAATGAATACCTCAAAGTTGTAGCCCGGCAAGCAAAGGATTTCAAAGCCCTATGGGATAAGCTAGCGCCCGGACCGGATGATATCGTTGTCGTAACTTCGGATCATGGCTGTGTGTTGGACGAAAACTACATTGAATATGACAAAAGCATGCCTTGGGGGTTTGCCAACAACAAAACCCGTGTATTTGCCTCTTTTATTGCCGAAGGACTTACCCCTACTAAAAAGCATGAACTGATCCGCTCCATAGATATCGCGCCTACTCTGCTCGATCTTGCGCTGGGTAAAGAGATGAATGCACAGGGTGTAAGTCTGAAATCGGCGCTTCAAGGCGGCCCTGTTCCAGAACTGATCGGCATATCCGAACGCAACGTCAGCTTTGATGTAACGGGTATCACCGACTATGCCTGCGTTAGAAAGCAAAACTGGGCTTTCTATTTCCATAAAGGCGCACCCATGGCCCTGTATGACAACTCAGAAGGGACCAATGTGACCGACCACATGGGAGAAGGACTGCCTGTCGAAGAGGAGCTGCTCACCTTCTATAAGGAACTGGTTCTTGAAGGGCCGCAGACCGCCACCGAACTCTATGAGCAAACAGGTATCTCCCTTTCCGATATCAGAACGGAAATCGAAGCCAGCATACTGCTCCCGGTATTCAGTTGGAGTGAAGAGACAAGACTGTGCATCGACGCTTTGCTCGACCAAATTCTTAATACGGAACTTATTCTGCTGGATGCTGACAGCAGTGGCGAAGTGGAAAAGGAAGTAAAAACAAAATACAGCAACCGCCTGTATATACGACACGTGGAAGCAAAAGATCTTCCGCTGCCCATGATGCTGAATAAAGGTCTGGAGTTGGCTAAAGCACCTTTTACGGTAACAGCTACTCCGGATTGCCAATACACGGAAAATTTCTGCTATAGTCTGCGCGAAATGTTTTTGGCTAAGACTGATACGGTACTCAGCTACCCGAACATAAAAAGGCTCATCAGTGATAACCGGGAAATGGAATATATCGGCAATGATGATTGCTTTGATGAACTCATGTTTTCACGGCTCGGTTCAATTTTCGAGCACAAAACCGCCACAGCAGCCTATTCTCTTCCGCATTTCAACGAAGTAGGCGCTTGCGCAATGTTTGAAACAGAAACCATGCGTAATGCAGGATGCTTCTCCACAAGCACAACAGATTTTCTGGCAAAGACATGGCATAAGCTCAACAGACTAGGCAGAGTCAGGCATGTAAATAAAGGATTGGTTATATCTAAAGATAGGACCATCCTAAGACCTGTCATGCCATGCCCTGAAAATGAACATGACACTAAAATCAGCATCTTAGTCCCGCTTAATGGGATAGCAGATCACAAACTGCTACCCATGTTTCTGACCATGTTATCCAAACAAACTGAGAAATCAGTTGAAATTATCCTGCTTAACCAGACAGCTGATACGGCCATCATTACAGCACTTGCAAAGAATTTCCCTGAGCTAAAAATCAGGAAGATCAATCGTACAGGCGAATTTCATGATCTGCTCAATAGCGGACTTTACGCGGCAAAAGGAGAGTATCTCTTCTGGTCTGATGTTTCTGACAAACTTCTGCCTACTTGCCTGACCGTCCTGGTGAATCAAATAGACGGCAAAAGTAATGTTACAGCCGTCAAATGCGGACATTTTCTGCAAAACACAAGCAATTCAGCTAATGATGTCCAACCTGTGGGACAAGTAAGGGAAATGCTGTGTGAAGTTTGCGACCTTCGGGGGCTGCTCTACAAACGCAGGCTGCACAACGATGTTGGGATTTTCAGGACTCCCAATGACAATGAACAGGGTTGGGACATGAGTGTCCGTCTTGCGCTTGTTAAACCGTTTGAACTCATCGAGGAACCGCTGATTATTGCAAGCAGGACTTTTCAATTCAATATGCAGCCTTCCATTGAATCATATCATCGGATACTGCGCAGCTCCATCAGCTCTATGGGTAACACAATTGATCTGGTAAGATTGTATGAAGATGACTTCTATCGCCATCGTGCAGATCAGGCCCGTTATATTCTGGAAGACGAAATGATGCTGACTCTGGAATTGATCAACAAAAGTGGTATCAGCTCCGGTGCATTACTCCGTGTACCTAAAGCACATGTAACAAAGTAA
- the der gene encoding ribosome biogenesis GTPase Der codes for MLPTIALIGRPNVGKSTLFNRLLRKKRAITHDMPGITRDRIYAEGNYNGVHYALIDTGGLVMESDNNSEEFQGDIFEQAREAIEEAQALILVVDGRTGITQLDEQVAAYIRQSNKPILLLVNKVDGSELEATATADFHALGFEMMAVSAEHGFNLLELREKVADMALATGIEYEEEDEEAKGLKIAMLGRPNAGKSSMVNALTGEERVIVSDVAGTTRDSVDVTFESGGKIYTFVDTAGVRRRTNITDTIERFSVVRALRSSTKADITVMVVDALAGITKQDKRLLEYLLREAVPFIIAVNKIDLVSKSERNLLREGFERALRMAHHVPVVYTSCISKSGLGGILPLASKLKAECSLRISTGQLNRIMKEIIEKHQPPVVKRRRAKFKYMTQADDEPPTFIFFINDEKLIKSSYHRFLENRLRKILNVKHAPLNIVFRSTFRAKEDIVHK; via the coding sequence ATGCTGCCAACCATCGCACTTATCGGACGTCCCAACGTAGGAAAGTCCACCTTATTCAACCGACTGTTGAGGAAGAAAAGGGCAATCACACATGATATGCCCGGTATTACCCGTGACCGCATTTATGCCGAAGGTAATTACAACGGCGTCCATTACGCCTTGATCGACACCGGCGGTCTGGTCATGGAAAGCGATAACAATTCAGAAGAATTTCAGGGTGATATCTTCGAACAGGCTCGTGAAGCTATCGAAGAGGCCCAGGCCCTTATTCTTGTTGTGGACGGACGTACCGGAATAACCCAGCTTGATGAGCAGGTTGCCGCATACATCCGTCAGAGCAACAAGCCGATCCTGTTGCTGGTCAACAAGGTTGACGGTTCAGAGCTGGAAGCAACCGCCACAGCTGATTTTCATGCCCTCGGCTTTGAAATGATGGCAGTTTCCGCTGAACACGGCTTTAACCTGCTTGAACTGCGTGAAAAGGTTGCTGACATGGCCCTTGCCACCGGAATCGAGTACGAGGAAGAAGACGAAGAAGCAAAGGGTCTCAAGATCGCCATGCTCGGTCGTCCTAACGCAGGTAAGTCCTCTATGGTCAATGCCTTGACCGGGGAAGAGCGGGTTATCGTCAGTGATGTCGCCGGAACAACCCGCGACAGCGTTGACGTTACCTTTGAGAGCGGTGGAAAGATTTATACTTTTGTTGACACCGCCGGGGTTCGCCGCCGGACCAATATTACCGATACCATTGAGCGGTTCAGCGTTGTGCGTGCTCTGAGGAGCAGTACCAAGGCAGATATTACTGTCATGGTTGTGGATGCTCTGGCCGGGATCACCAAACAGGACAAGCGTCTGCTGGAATACCTGCTGCGTGAAGCGGTACCTTTTATCATCGCAGTAAACAAGATTGACCTTGTTTCCAAATCCGAGCGCAATTTGCTGCGTGAAGGGTTTGAACGTGCTCTGCGTATGGCGCACCATGTTCCGGTTGTTTACACTTCCTGTATTTCCAAATCCGGTCTCGGTGGAATTCTGCCTCTTGCAAGTAAACTCAAGGCAGAGTGCTCCCTGCGCATTTCTACCGGCCAGCTGAACAGGATCATGAAGGAAATCATCGAGAAGCATCAGCCTCCGGTTGTTAAACGTAGAAGAGCTAAGTTTAAATATATGACTCAGGCCGACGATGAGCCGCCGACCTTTATTTTCTTCATCAATGATGAAAAATTGATCAAGTCTTCTTACCATCGTTTCCTTGAGAATAGACTCAGGAAGATCCTGAATGTGAAGCATGCTCCTTTGAATATTGTCTTCCGTTCAACTTTTAGAGCAAAAGAAGATATAGTTCATAAATAA
- a CDS encoding response regulator, translating into MLNLVTVVIADDHALVREGLKTILKSQSGISVLGMAENGEEAVRLCRRLNPDVALMDLSMPIKSGVQAIQELSGEGKTKFLALTAHVEPDHIYSALDAGASGYVLKTSSSKELVMAIETVMQGKVYLAPDISAEVAKGFLQRDRSNSCDSLESLTEREREVLKQVLAGYKNREIADLLVISVKTVEKHRSNFMKKLGLRSKAELKAYSEELKKKGIYL; encoded by the coding sequence ATGTTAAATTTGGTTACAGTTGTTATTGCCGATGATCATGCTCTGGTCAGGGAAGGGCTGAAGACGATACTTAAGTCTCAATCTGGGATCAGCGTTCTTGGTATGGCTGAGAACGGTGAAGAAGCAGTGCGTCTTTGCAGGCGTTTGAATCCTGACGTGGCTCTTATGGATCTCTCGATGCCTATTAAGAGCGGTGTGCAGGCCATTCAGGAGCTTTCCGGTGAAGGCAAGACTAAGTTTCTGGCCCTTACTGCCCATGTTGAGCCTGATCATATCTATTCTGCTCTTGATGCAGGAGCCAGCGGTTACGTTCTTAAGACTTCTTCCAGTAAGGAACTGGTCATGGCCATTGAAACTGTCATGCAGGGCAAAGTCTATCTTGCTCCGGATATTTCAGCTGAAGTGGCTAAAGGATTTTTACAGAGGGATCGCAGCAATAGTTGTGATAGTCTTGAGTCTCTTACCGAACGTGAGCGTGAGGTACTCAAACAGGTTCTAGCTGGTTATAAAAACCGGGAAATTGCCGATCTGCTGGTCATCAGTGTTAAAACCGTGGAAAAGCATCGCTCCAACTTTATGAAGAAGCTCGGCCTGCGTTCTAAAGCAGAACTCAAGGCCTACAGTGAAGAGCTTAAGAAGAAGGGTATTTACCTCTAA